One genomic segment of Desulforamulus reducens MI-1 includes these proteins:
- a CDS encoding cold-shock protein: MQKGTVKWFNAEKGYGFIETEEGSDVFVHFSAITGDGFKTLEEGQRVSFNVVQGNRGPQAEEVVKL, translated from the coding sequence TTGCAAAAAGGAACAGTAAAGTGGTTTAATGCAGAAAAGGGTTATGGTTTTATTGAAACGGAAGAGGGAAGTGATGTTTTTGTTCACTTTTCCGCTATCACTGGAGATGGGTTTAAAACGTTAGAAGAGGGGCAACGTGTTTCCTTTAATGTGGTTCAGGGGAACCGTGGTCCCCAAGCCGAAGAGGTTGTTAAACTGTAA
- a CDS encoding DEAD/DEAH box helicase produces the protein MNDFLQLGIRRELNELLRVYGITEPTPIQKQTIPILLSGKDVIAQAQTGTGKTLAFVLPILEKIDAKKSYIQALILTPTRELALQITTEVKKLASKMDANVLAVYGGQDVERQNKRLQGNTHIVIATPGRLLDHLGRGTIRLTGVSMLVLDEADQMLHMGFLNEVEKIIHQTSAKRQTMLFSATMPAEIRALSVKYMRKPMDIHVRGTGITLEKTKQIAVETTDRTKQETLRKLLDEYQPYLGIIFCRTKRRASALNEMLLAHGYNSDELHGDLSQAKREQVMKRFREAKLQILVATDVAARGLDVEGVTHVFNYDIPQDVESYIHRIGRTGRAGDTGLAVTFVSPRDRTDLQMIEKGIGMKLEKRSAHRQTIQEVPGDKTFVKKSTKEKAGPYSTEKAMKNKKPLNGKLGFKKGKKNSTEAKSIKEVAPLKQKRRKESPLSKKRTSNKNGNSRGKKLVK, from the coding sequence ATGAATGACTTTTTACAACTAGGTATCCGACGTGAATTAAATGAGCTGCTAAGGGTTTATGGAATAACAGAGCCAACCCCTATTCAAAAGCAGACCATACCTATTTTACTTTCAGGTAAAGATGTAATTGCGCAAGCACAGACAGGTACAGGGAAAACTCTGGCCTTTGTGCTGCCAATTCTCGAAAAAATTGATGCTAAAAAATCCTATATTCAAGCTCTGATCCTTACACCTACCCGGGAGCTAGCTTTACAAATCACCACAGAAGTAAAAAAACTAGCTTCCAAGATGGATGCCAATGTACTGGCTGTATATGGTGGACAGGATGTGGAAAGGCAAAATAAGAGGTTACAGGGTAATACCCATATTGTTATTGCCACACCGGGGCGGTTATTAGATCATCTAGGACGTGGGACCATCCGTCTTACCGGAGTGTCTATGTTGGTACTGGATGAGGCAGATCAAATGTTACATATGGGTTTTCTAAACGAGGTAGAGAAAATTATTCACCAGACATCTGCCAAACGTCAGACGATGCTATTTTCGGCAACCATGCCTGCGGAAATTCGTGCACTATCTGTGAAATATATGAGGAAACCGATGGATATTCATGTGCGAGGTACAGGGATTACCTTGGAAAAAACCAAACAGATTGCTGTTGAGACCACGGATCGGACGAAGCAGGAAACTCTTCGCAAGCTGCTTGATGAGTATCAGCCTTATTTAGGTATTATTTTCTGCCGCACTAAGAGAAGAGCCAGTGCCCTTAATGAAATGTTACTAGCCCACGGATACAATTCCGATGAGCTACATGGAGATTTATCCCAGGCCAAGCGGGAGCAAGTGATGAAACGTTTCCGCGAAGCAAAACTACAAATACTGGTTGCAACTGATGTGGCCGCCCGGGGTTTAGATGTGGAAGGGGTTACCCATGTATTTAATTATGATATTCCTCAGGATGTGGAGAGCTATATTCATCGCATCGGCCGTACAGGACGTGCTGGGGATACAGGTTTAGCAGTTACTTTTGTTTCTCCCCGGGACCGGACGGATTTGCAGATGATTGAAAAAGGCATCGGCATGAAGCTTGAAAAAAGGTCGGCCCATCGTCAAACCATCCAAGAGGTTCCCGGCGACAAGACGTTTGTTAAAAAATCAACAAAGGAAAAGGCTGGCCCTTATTCCACAGAAAAGGCTATGAAAAATAAAAAACCCCTAAATGGAAAGCTAGGTTTTAAAAAGGGGAAGAAAAATAGCACTGAAGCAAAATCCATAAAGGAAGTCGCTCCACTAAAACAAAAGCGTAGAAAAGAAAGTCCATTATCCAAGAAAAGGACCAGTAATAAGAATGGTAACAGTAGGGGTAAAAAGTTGGTAAAATAA
- the pflA gene encoding pyruvate formate-lyase-activating protein → MKGRIHSFESCGTVDGPGIRCVVFFQGCLLRCRYCHNPDTWDLLGGQEMDSDEIVKKVRRFKSYFHNNGGITLSGGEPLLQPDFAFAILQQCKKEGIHTAVDTSGCIDVGALEKILPFTDLLLLDVKAVDDSLYHWLTGGKAETFQMAVDYIRQQKTPLWLRYVVLPGMNDSPEYRYRLEKLINSLGDQVKKVELLPYHTMGVHKWKKLGLVYPLNNLKPATASTIANF, encoded by the coding sequence GTGTTTTTTCAAGGCTGTTTACTAAGGTGCCGCTATTGTCATAATCCCGATACCTGGGATCTGCTAGGTGGTCAGGAAATGGACAGCGATGAAATCGTAAAAAAGGTACGTCGTTTTAAATCCTACTTTCACAACAACGGTGGCATTACCCTATCCGGCGGGGAACCACTCTTGCAGCCTGATTTTGCTTTTGCTATTCTGCAGCAATGTAAAAAAGAAGGTATCCACACAGCGGTGGATACCTCCGGTTGTATCGATGTCGGCGCTTTGGAAAAGATTTTACCCTTTACCGATCTGCTTTTATTGGATGTTAAGGCTGTGGATGATAGCCTTTATCATTGGCTAACAGGAGGAAAGGCTGAAACATTTCAAATGGCTGTTGATTATATTCGCCAGCAAAAAACTCCTCTCTGGTTACGCTATGTGGTTCTACCAGGAATGAACGATTCTCCAGAATATAGGTATCGACTTGAGAAGCTTATAAACTCGCTGGGTGATCAAGTAAAAAAAGTGGAGCTTTTGCCCTATCATACCATGGGAGTACACAAATGGAAAAAACTTGGTTTAGTCTACCCTTTAAATAACTTAAAACCAGCTACAGCAAGCACCATTGCCAATTTTTAA